Proteins encoded together in one Streptomyces sp. NA04227 window:
- a CDS encoding 50S ribosomal protein L25/general stress protein Ctc translates to MSEVKISAAARTEFGKGAARRIRREDKVPGVLYGHGADPVHLTLPGHELLLALRTPNVLISLDFEGKNELAIPKSVQRDPLKGFLEHVDLLLVKRGEKVGVEIPVQTEGELAPGGNLLEHVLNALPVEAEATHIPESVTVSIEGLTAGASVLAKDITLPSGTTLAVDGDAVVLQVLAAQAEEPAAESAEGEGEGAEASTEA, encoded by the coding sequence GTGTCCGAGGTGAAGATCTCCGCCGCGGCCCGTACCGAGTTCGGTAAGGGTGCCGCCCGTCGTATCCGTCGTGAGGACAAGGTTCCCGGCGTCCTGTACGGCCACGGTGCGGACCCGGTCCACCTGACCCTGCCGGGTCACGAACTGCTGCTGGCGCTGCGTACCCCGAACGTCCTGATCTCCCTGGACTTCGAGGGCAAGAACGAGCTGGCCATCCCGAAGTCGGTGCAGCGCGACCCGCTGAAGGGCTTCCTGGAGCACGTGGACCTGCTCCTCGTGAAGCGCGGCGAGAAGGTCGGCGTCGAGATCCCGGTGCAGACCGAGGGCGAGCTGGCCCCGGGCGGCAACCTGCTCGAGCACGTGCTGAACGCGCTGCCGGTCGAGGCCGAGGCCACCCACATCCCCGAGTCGGTGACCGTGTCCATCGAGGGCCTGACGGCGGGTGCCTCGGTGCTGGCGAAGGACATCACGCTGCCGTCGGGCACCACGCTGGCCGTCGACGGCGACGCGGTGGTTCTCCAGGTTCTGGCCGCGCAGGCCGAGGAGCCGGCCGCCGAGTCCGCCGAGGGTGAGGGCGAGGGCGCCGAGGCTTCCACCGAGGCCTGA
- the pth gene encoding aminoacyl-tRNA hydrolase, giving the protein MTSESDSGGPWLVVGLGNPGPGYAANRHNVGFMVADLLADRMRGAFKRAAKAQATVLEGRFGAPGPASRRVVVVKPSSYMNLSGGPVTALRDFYKVPTERIVAVHDELDIDYGTLRLKLGGGDNGHNGLKSMTKAMGPGYHRVRFGIGRPPGRMQVADFVLKDFSSAERKELDYFVDRAADAVECLVTDGLERAQGTYNS; this is encoded by the coding sequence ATGACGTCGGAGTCGGACAGCGGTGGGCCGTGGCTGGTGGTGGGCCTGGGCAATCCGGGGCCGGGCTATGCGGCCAACCGGCACAACGTGGGGTTCATGGTCGCGGACCTGCTCGCGGACCGGATGCGCGGTGCGTTCAAGCGGGCGGCGAAGGCACAGGCGACGGTCCTGGAGGGCCGGTTCGGCGCGCCGGGTCCGGCGAGCCGCCGGGTGGTGGTTGTGAAGCCCTCCTCGTACATGAATCTGTCGGGCGGGCCGGTGACGGCGCTGCGGGATTTCTACAAGGTGCCGACCGAGCGGATCGTCGCGGTGCACGACGAGCTGGACATCGACTACGGGACGCTGCGGCTGAAGCTGGGCGGCGGTGACAACGGGCACAACGGGCTGAAGTCGATGACGAAGGCGATGGGTCCGGGCTATCACCGGGTGCGGTTCGGCATCGGGCGGCCGCCGGGCCGGATGCAGGTCGCGGACTTCGTACTGAAGGACTTCTCCTCGGCGGAGCGCAAAGAGTTGGACTATTTCGTGGACCGGGCGGCGGACGCGGTGGAGTGCCTGGTGACGGACGGTCTGGAGCGGGCGCAGGGCACGTACAACTCGTAG